ACAACACTTTGCCTCTGAacctttaaatgttttttctgatAGCCAGTATGTTATTAGAGCTTTTAATCAACTAGAAACTGTTCCTTTTATTCATACTGCTAATTCGGTGATTCAGCAACTGTTTCGCCATATACAAGCTCTTTTAGATCAAAGGATTCATAAATGCTTTTTTGGCCATATTCGCGCTCATACGAGTTTACCTGGAGCACTCTGGAAATGCATTAGCTGATTCAGCCACTCATATTTTCCTTTCCCAGGCCCAACTCGCAGAACGTTCTCACCAATTACATCATCAAAACAGCAATACCCTCAGATTACAATATAAATACCCCGTGAAACCGCCAGGCAAATAGTTAACCGCTGCTCTGTTTGTCCTCGGTTTTTTTCTGTTCCTCACTATGGTGTGAACCCCCGCGGCCTCCTTCCCAACCATTTATGGCAGATGGATGTTACTCACGTTCTCTCCTTTGGTAAATTGAAATATGTTCATGTTAATATAGATActttttctggatatatttttgcctctttacAAACAGGAGAAGCAGCTCGACATTGTATCGCACATTGCCTTGCAGCTTTCTCTGTTATGGGAACTCCAAAGACCATCAAAATGGACAGTGGACCTGGATATACTTCTGCCGCTTTTCTTAATTTTCGCTCCCGTCTCTCCATCTCTCTTAAAACAGGCATCCCCTACAATCCCCAAGGCCAAGGCATCGTTGAACGAGCTCATCAGACATTAAAAcatcagcttttaaaattcaagaaGGGGGAGTTATATCCCCTCATACCATATAATTACTTACATCATGccctttttattcttaattttttaaatttggactCTGAAGGCAAAACCGCAGCACAGCAATTCTGGTCCCCAGCTGCTATTAACAAGCCTCATGTAATTTGGAGAGATCCAATTACTAATCAGTGGCATGGCCCTGACCCTGTTTTGATATGGGGGCGGGgacatgtttgtgtttttccacGGGATGCCGAAGCACCGTGCTGGCTCCCGGAGAGGCTGGTACGCCAGACGGAGACAGTCGCTGACTGCTCGACTAGAGAGGCTGAGGATACAAGAGAGGAATGTTCTGCCAACAAATCAACAACTACGTGAGTTCGTGGAGCGAGCAAGACACATTGCTGCAGATACAATCAATCCACATATTTCCCTATCCTACCTGGTGCTTGCATTGGCATGTGCCGTTATGAATCAGGCCTTTCCCAGAGCtgaaggaaatgtttttctttcttgggctCATTCTTATGCTGATTTTCATAATACCTCTGCTTGTTGGGTATGCACTGCTATGCCTTTGTCAGTTGTAAATGGTTTCCCATGGTGGGTGTTACCGATGGGTCAGGAAGAACTACCTGCGGTGTGTGAATTTTTAGAACAATATAAGCAGATTTACCTTAGCCTTAATTCTCTTAATGTTACAGCTTTGACCTGGTGTACTTAGAAACCTTATGACTCCTGGATAAGATTTAATGCCAGCAAAAGTATTAAGATAATCTCTGCTGCCTTTAATCAGTACGTCAATTCCTCCAGTAAAGGACAAGATCATTCCAGCTGATATTTTGGGGACTATTATCAGATTTGGGATGAATACTTTTGGATGACCCCGGAAAAAGGACAATTACTGAAACAAGCGGACATTTGCTGGGAACAACAAGAACATCAACCCAGATTTGGAGAAAGAGACTTAGGCAAACATTTGCTGAAACATATGGGTATCACCCCTACTTCCTTATGTGATCACATAATTGATGTCACCTTTTCTGTTAAAACATCCACGCCATGGCCAGGATCTGATTGGTTTTACAACCCTGGCATCAGATGGGTTGCTCCTAATGGAACAAAATGGATCTGTGGTTCTAATGTTTGGCGGTGGCTGCCTGTGGGATGGGTAGGACGGTGCAGCCTTGGATTTGTGTTTGCCCCTGGTCGCATTAGTCATAAGCCCATCAAAAACCCTGCCAACCTTGCTTTTTTGAAAGCGCGATGGTCTCATCTGTATTTcattggtatgattatttggctgcagtcTTTGTTCCCTCTGTTGGGACGGTCAACATAATGACCCATGTAGATGCCTTAACTAATTTTACTCAACAAGCCTTATTAGACACAAAGAAGGCTATTGAAGCTTTAaatgaagaacagaaacaaatgagaaaggCCGTGTTACAAAACCGAATGGCCTTAGACATTATTACTGCTGCTCAAGGTGGGACCTGCGCTATAATAAAAGTAGAATGTTGTGTGTATATCCCAGATTTATCTTCCAATGTGTCTGATGCTGTAAATGATCTTCAACATCAAGTACTCTCTATGCAGgattcctccctttctttttggGAACAAGTTAAATCCTGGTTTGAGAGTGATTGGTGGAAAAACCTGCTTATGATACTTGTTAttgtactttgttttctttgttgtggacCATGttttttacaatgtattatgaatTTAGTTACTGAAAGAATCATGAAGTTTTCCCGTATTATGAAAAattaacattatttcatttttctcggGGAGTGAACGGGGAGGcttgatattttaataaataaaaaagggggagatgcggggagccggcctggaCAAGGCCCAAATAGGCCCTGGGAAAGGCCTTGAAAGAGGCTATTCCCTGTCCCGCCACCCCACGGTTTAGAAGTAAAATATTTACCGGGCCTCCTTTGTTATTCCTCGAGAAAAACATAGTGACCTCTTAcctagttttctgttttcttggaaTTTATTCAAGCATGTCTTTTCTGACCCTAGGGTTAATTAATAGGtagctttttatcttttttataaacAGACCTGTTTTTGCCTATCTTAAGGAATATTAGGTATAGGCGCCTAGTTTATCTTGGAATGTTAATAACAATATCCCTAGCTTCTGCAATCACTCATGATAAAGAAAATTGTATTAATGTGGCTAAAACCAGGTGGCATTCTTTATGTATGATGTTTTCTGCTTGTAAAGGTATAAAAGTAGCTGTTTCACTCAATAAACTGCTGAGTTGTCTAAAGAGCATTCAGCCCTCTCGACcccattcttttactttcagttcttctttctcaggccTCCGTGCAGTTGCAGTTGGAACTTGTTCATGTTGCCGGCTGGTTCCGGCACTCCCCCATTGCGATAGCAGAGGTATGGGAAGCAGCAGACACTGCCCAGGCCCACGGCGTAGCCCACACTCATCAGTATAAACTCGATCTGGCTGCCCCAGTTGCCCCGTTGGCAGCTGTGGTCCTCCTCGGTGGCCTCGCTGGGCATAGCACCATTCTATGCAGACAGGAGAAAAGCCACCATCAGCAAGGCATTGGCATGAGGTGCCTGACCCTTCAGACCTCACCCAGTGGGGACACCGTGGACCCTCCaggccctcacccccaccctgggctTCCCCTCTGCTGGCAGGAGCTGCAGGCAGGCCTGGCAGAGGAGCACAGAGGGAAGAGTGGCTGCCAGAGGGTGCCAAGAGGGGCCTCCCTTACCAGCCCCCCAGCACCAGCCCACCCGAGGAGCTGCTGCCAGCATCTGAGAGGTGGGACACTGAGAGGGAGCTTGAGTTGagagccccccagccccagcccctccaaagcctcccctctcccctctgggtGAGGATCTGGGAGCAGCTGAGCCTCATACCAAGAAGCCAAGCTGGGCTGGGCACAAAGGGGCCTGTGTCCAGACAGCCCGCCAACCCGCCACCACCATATCACCAGGCTGAGCATGCTGCCCATGGCAgatggctgggggcggggggtgggggcagtggacCCGTCCCCCAGCTGAAGGCTTTTTCTAGGGGGCACCTGGTGGGCAGGGCTATAGGGTACAAGAAGGGGAAGCAACTGAGCTGGGCCAGACCTGAGGAAGGCATTCTGGGACTCAGGATGGGAGGGCCAGGGGAGCCACCTCTGACTGCCCACGACTGGGGAGGGGATCCCTGGGGAGGCTGACCTGGGTTGGTTCGGGGGCGGCGGGGAAGACCAGAATTGTAGGCACCATGCCTGACTTGGAGGACAGACTCtgggcagttctagttccagttccCTCAGGGGAACTGGAGGGGATGACTCCAGAAAAGGGTCTCTGAGCTGAGAGAGCATGGGCTGCAGAAGAGGGGGCTGGTCAGGAAGGGCTGATGAGGGGGTTCGCCCCAAAGGAAGGATGCGGGCTTGCCTGGGGAGCTGTGGGGCTGGACTGGGTGGCCTGAGGCCCCACTGAGGACCCCAGGCCCTTTATACGTGTGAGCAGACGCATCCCCACGAATCAGCCACCCTGAGCCAGAGCCTGAGGGGTCAGAGGAGTCTCACTAAGAGGCAAGGGAGGACCCTGAGAGTCCCTGAGTGACAGAGGCAGTCTCCCAGAGGTGGGCTGTTCTCCTGAGAGAAATGGCCAGGGGTCCCTAAGGATACCCAGGATCAGAGACACAGCCGCACGACCTCTGGGGACAGCACGGTAGTGACACTGACCCTCAATTTAAAAGAGATTCAAGGTTCGCaggcaaataaacaaatgggcctGCTGCTTTGACCTGCTGCTGGACTCTGACACTGGCCGACAGGCGCAGAGTGGGGGGATGGTCTCACCGAGCCTGCGCCTTCCAGAAGGGCCCATTTGGAAAGGCAGGCCCAGAGGCCCTAGCACCTGATGGTGGCCCTCCTAGCCACGCACTCTTTGCTCTGAGTGGGCGCATCTGGGGGGCCACTTCGGGCTTGCACAGCACGTGGGCACTACTGCACAGACGCCCTTGTCCTGCACTAAGGTGTCACCTCCCACCCAGCACTGCCCAGAGGAGAACCTGAGCCTCACACGGCCCTGGGAGGCTTGGGGCCCAGT
This genomic interval from Cervus canadensis isolate Bull #8, Minnesota chromosome 10, ASM1932006v1, whole genome shotgun sequence contains the following:
- the LOC122448185 gene encoding sodium- and chloride-dependent glycine transporter 1-like; amino-acid sequence: MVAAQRPVDPSSPGQNGAMPSEATEEDHSCQRGNWGSQIEFILMSVGYAVGLGSVCCFPYLCYRNGGVPEPAGNMNKFQLQLHGGLRKKN